Proteins encoded within one genomic window of Schaalia sp. HMT-172:
- a CDS encoding regulatory protein RecX: MVRYADPDEHPELGEERRRRSSPGERLARARERNAALTGTEAIEAAREVALRKLDARACSRAELTGAIEGRGFSAQLACEVVDRLEAVGLVDDQAYADALVRARFAGSGASVRALRELLVRKGLDASTIECALSQIDREDEVERAAQLVERKRRALAGVPRDTAYRRLSSMLARKGYSPSVASAVVREALDEWGDEGDHAQEEWQWGL, encoded by the coding sequence GTGGTCCGATACGCGGATCCCGACGAGCATCCGGAGCTGGGGGAGGAGCGGCGCCGTCGTTCCTCCCCGGGCGAGCGGCTCGCGCGGGCTCGTGAGCGCAACGCCGCCCTGACGGGCACCGAGGCCATCGAGGCTGCCAGGGAGGTGGCGCTGCGCAAGCTGGACGCGCGTGCCTGCTCGCGCGCCGAGCTTACCGGCGCCATCGAGGGGCGAGGCTTCAGCGCGCAGCTGGCCTGTGAGGTCGTGGACCGTCTCGAGGCGGTGGGCCTGGTCGACGATCAGGCCTACGCGGATGCGCTGGTGCGCGCGCGTTTTGCGGGCAGCGGCGCTTCCGTGCGCGCGCTGCGTGAGCTACTCGTGCGCAAAGGCCTGGACGCTTCCACGATCGAGTGCGCGCTGTCGCAGATCGATCGGGAGGATGAGGTTGAGCGCGCCGCGCAGCTCGTCGAGCGCAAGCGGCGCGCCCTGGCGGGCGTCCCCCGTGACACGGCCTACCGTCGATTGAGCTCCATGCTCGCGCGCAAGGGGTACTCCCCGTCCGTGGCGTCCGCGGTCGTGCGCGAGGCCCTCGACGAGTGGGGCGACGAGGGCGATCATGCGCAGGAGGAGTGGCAGTGGGGACTGTAA
- a CDS encoding class I SAM-dependent methyltransferase: MDEQYFTDSAPASADETHVIEVSARGFDLSMRVSSRVFSGSKLDLGTRQLLSVAPDLPEDGTFLDLGCGWGPIATVMSRESPGATVWAVDVNSRALDLTQRNAAANGARGVRTLKADDALAASIESDTRFDVIWSNPPVRIGKEAMHEMLAAWLGRLAPTGVAYLVVQRNLGADSLIAWLNGQGFEASKFASKKGFRIIEARPA; this comes from the coding sequence GTGGACGAACAGTACTTCACCGACTCTGCCCCCGCGAGCGCCGACGAGACTCACGTCATCGAGGTGAGCGCGCGCGGCTTCGACCTGTCGATGCGCGTGTCCTCGCGCGTTTTTTCCGGGTCCAAGCTGGACCTGGGGACCCGTCAGCTGCTCTCGGTTGCGCCCGACCTGCCCGAGGACGGAACCTTCCTGGATCTGGGCTGCGGCTGGGGTCCGATCGCGACCGTCATGTCGCGAGAGTCGCCGGGGGCCACCGTGTGGGCCGTCGACGTGAACTCGCGCGCCCTGGATCTGACGCAGCGCAACGCCGCCGCCAACGGGGCGCGGGGCGTGCGCACCCTCAAGGCGGATGACGCGCTCGCCGCCTCCATCGAGTCGGACACGCGCTTCGACGTCATCTGGTCGAATCCGCCCGTGCGCATCGGCAAGGAGGCGATGCACGAGATGCTGGCGGCGTGGCTGGGCAGGCTCGCGCCCACCGGCGTCGCCTACCTGGTCGTCCAGCGTAACCTGGGCGCGGACTCCCTCATCGCCTGGCTGAACGGTCAGGGCTTCGAGGCCTCAAAGTTCGCGTCGAAGAAGGGATTCCGCATCATCGAGGCGCGTCCCGCGTAA
- the pgsA gene encoding CDP-diacylglycerol--glycerol-3-phosphate 3-phosphatidyltransferase translates to MTDNVSRVQRDSKIPVVNLPNALTMARLVLVPIFVILALQNAWAPRWAAFIVFAVAAITDRFDGQLARSWNQITDFGRIVDPIADKALTLCGFAVLSWLGYLPWWVTALIAVRELGITAMRGFFLRRGVVVSANNAGKLKTFMQIMALGTLLIPWEHFFAMEPSHQWWVVLMIRLGQALAGVALALTVYSGVGYIVEGVRLMRGTPVGSSDEDERDDSSSSGTPLAGQHVQA, encoded by the coding sequence ATGACAGATAACGTGTCGCGCGTGCAACGGGACAGCAAAATCCCCGTTGTGAACCTGCCGAACGCGCTGACCATGGCGCGTCTGGTGCTGGTGCCCATCTTCGTCATTCTTGCCCTGCAGAATGCGTGGGCCCCCCGCTGGGCGGCCTTCATCGTGTTTGCGGTCGCGGCGATCACGGATCGTTTTGACGGTCAGCTCGCGCGCTCGTGGAACCAGATCACCGACTTTGGGCGTATCGTCGACCCGATCGCGGACAAGGCGCTGACGTTGTGCGGCTTCGCGGTCCTGTCGTGGCTGGGCTACCTGCCCTGGTGGGTGACGGCCCTGATTGCCGTGCGTGAGCTGGGTATCACCGCGATGCGCGGATTCTTCCTGCGTCGCGGCGTCGTCGTCTCCGCGAACAATGCCGGCAAGCTCAAGACCTTCATGCAGATCATGGCGCTGGGCACCCTGCTCATCCCGTGGGAGCATTTCTTTGCGATGGAGCCGAGCCACCAGTGGTGGGTTGTTCTCATGATTCGCTTGGGCCAGGCGCTCGCGGGCGTCGCCCTGGCGCTGACGGTCTACTCCGGCGTCGGCTACATCGTCGAGGGTGTGCGCCTCATGCGCGGGACTCCGGTCGGCAGCAGCGATGAGGATGAGCGCGATGATTCTTCTTCGTCGGGTACGCCTCTCGCGGGTCAGCACGTTCAGGCTTGA
- the recA gene encoding recombinase RecA codes for MAARKAPAAKTVTNDRNKALEVALSQIDKQFGKGSVMRLGDDNRPPVQVIPTGSLALDVALGIGGLPRGRVIEVYGPESSGKTTVALHAVANAQKAGGNAAFIDAEHALDPVYARALGVDTDSLLVSQPDTGEQALEIADMLIRSGGIDIIVIDSVAALVPKAEIEGEMGDSHVGLQARLMSQALRKITGALSATGTTAIFINQLREKIGVFFGSPETTTGGKALKFYASVRIDVRRIETLKEAGSPVGNRTRAKVVKNKMAPPFKQAEFDIVYGKGISREGSIIDMGVEAGIVRKSGSWFTYGDDQLGQGKENVRQFLVDNPELANEIENKILVALGITDAPEADKGASDAPEVDPDEDAGF; via the coding sequence ATGGCAGCCCGTAAAGCACCCGCGGCAAAGACCGTCACCAATGATCGAAACAAGGCGCTCGAAGTCGCCCTGTCTCAGATCGACAAGCAATTCGGTAAGGGCTCCGTCATGCGCCTGGGGGACGATAATCGTCCCCCCGTTCAGGTGATCCCCACGGGTTCCCTCGCCCTCGATGTGGCTCTTGGTATCGGCGGCCTGCCGCGCGGTCGCGTCATCGAAGTCTACGGTCCCGAGTCCTCCGGTAAGACCACGGTCGCCCTGCACGCCGTCGCCAACGCGCAAAAGGCCGGCGGCAACGCTGCCTTCATCGACGCCGAACACGCACTCGATCCCGTCTATGCTCGCGCCCTCGGCGTGGACACCGATTCCCTCTTGGTCTCTCAGCCCGACACGGGTGAGCAGGCCCTCGAGATCGCTGACATGCTGATTCGTTCGGGCGGCATCGACATCATCGTCATCGACTCCGTCGCGGCGCTCGTGCCCAAGGCGGAAATCGAAGGCGAGATGGGCGACTCGCACGTCGGCCTGCAGGCGCGCCTCATGAGCCAGGCCCTGCGTAAGATCACGGGTGCCCTGTCCGCGACCGGCACCACCGCGATCTTCATCAACCAGCTGCGTGAAAAGATTGGCGTGTTCTTCGGTTCCCCCGAGACGACGACCGGCGGCAAGGCCTTGAAGTTCTACGCCTCGGTGCGCATTGATGTGCGCCGCATCGAGACGCTCAAGGAGGCCGGTTCCCCGGTCGGTAACCGCACGCGCGCCAAGGTCGTCAAGAACAAGATGGCGCCGCCTTTCAAGCAGGCCGAGTTTGACATCGTCTACGGCAAGGGTATTTCCCGCGAGGGCTCGATCATCGACATGGGCGTGGAGGCCGGCATCGTGCGCAAGTCTGGCTCGTGGTTCACCTACGGGGATGATCAGCTGGGCCAGGGCAAGGAAAACGTGCGCCAGTTCCTGGTGGATAATCCGGAGCTCGCCAACGAGATCGAGAACAAGATCCTGGTCGCTTTGGGCATCACCGACGCCCCCGAGGCGGACAAGGGGGCCTCGGACGCTCCCGAGGTCGATCCCGACGAGGACGCGGGCTTCTGA
- a CDS encoding YbjN domain-containing protein, translating to MPEWKSFTFGEDGEATPTAEAPTPASANPAMEPDEYAAKWGTEVSEVTIARIEAVLEGDGLPHGSSEFIAFTQLEDIPFQVHREPADAPWAQIETRILPVGEGHTEASLQAIANRWNTEHLQPTVFPIESEDGWILVAASRFFVGEGLSDRQIHAMLRRGLIIGVSAAQEVPSFFDEASAE from the coding sequence ATGCCTGAATGGAAGAGCTTCACCTTCGGTGAGGACGGGGAAGCCACCCCCACCGCCGAGGCGCCCACCCCCGCCAGCGCGAACCCCGCGATGGAGCCCGACGAGTACGCCGCCAAGTGGGGCACCGAGGTTTCCGAGGTGACCATCGCCCGCATTGAGGCTGTCCTCGAGGGCGACGGCCTGCCGCACGGCTCCAGCGAGTTCATCGCCTTCACGCAGCTGGAGGACATTCCCTTCCAGGTGCACCGCGAACCCGCCGACGCCCCCTGGGCGCAGATCGAGACGCGCATTCTCCCCGTGGGCGAGGGCCACACCGAGGCCTCCCTGCAGGCAATCGCGAATCGTTGGAACACCGAGCACCTGCAGCCTACGGTCTTCCCCATCGAGTCCGAGGACGGCTGGATCCTGGTTGCCGCATCCCGTTTCTTTGTCGGAGAGGGCCTGTCGGATCGCCAGATTCACGCGATGCTGCGCCGCGGCCTGATCATCGGCGTGTCGGCTGCCCAGGAGGTGCCGTCGTTCTTCGACGAGGCCTCCGCCGAGTAA
- a CDS encoding CinA family protein, with translation MGDEQVAQLIADLTRRGLSIATAESLTGGGLVARLVDVPGASHVVRGGVCTYAVDTKASVLGVSESRLTLTGPVDEQVARQMAVGVRSLFGASIGLSTTGVAGPGPADGFPAGTVHIACAHPAGVEHRLLHLEGDRAQVRAGAIDAALTLLRDVLDFSGVSARD, from the coding sequence ATGGGTGACGAGCAGGTCGCGCAGCTAATTGCTGATCTCACGCGACGCGGGCTGTCGATCGCGACGGCGGAGTCTTTGACGGGCGGTGGCCTCGTCGCTCGCCTCGTCGATGTTCCCGGAGCATCTCACGTCGTGCGCGGTGGCGTGTGTACATACGCGGTCGACACGAAGGCCTCGGTGCTGGGCGTGTCGGAGAGTCGGCTGACACTCACAGGGCCGGTCGACGAGCAGGTGGCCCGCCAGATGGCTGTGGGGGTGCGTTCGCTGTTTGGGGCCTCGATTGGCTTGTCGACGACGGGGGTGGCAGGCCCCGGACCCGCCGACGGTTTCCCGGCGGGAACCGTGCACATCGCGTGCGCGCATCCGGCGGGGGTGGAGCACCGCCTCCTCCACCTGGAGGGGGATCGCGCCCAGGTGCGGGCGGGAGCTATCGACGCTGCCCTGACTCTGTTGCGTGACGTGCTCGACTTCTCTGGCGTGAGCGCGCGCGACTAG
- the dapF gene encoding diaminopimelate epimerase, which yields MTNSQLPSHARVVKAHGAGNSFVVATDRFDEDNPSEAQVAALCSPAFGIGADGFIRAVERDGVWFMDYRNADGSKAEMCGNGVRVFVDHLRREGLVDLPVGQTLDVATRGGIKRVTPEADDEGAGARYRVDMGPAASPARETIQVSIPGIDGVLGGIWVDMPNPHTVVELADESALRGVFLPTVDVSLIPPAARPSYDPAPHLGTNLELVVDLTQPGADVGHIAMRVLERGVGETQACGTGCCAAALATALRRGPGAPTQWVVDVPGGTVSVGLDGVIDWSGDRPRITDASVFLTGPATRVAEIRLS from the coding sequence ATGACGAACTCGCAGCTTCCCTCCCACGCGCGCGTCGTGAAGGCTCACGGCGCCGGCAATTCTTTCGTCGTGGCCACCGACCGCTTCGACGAGGACAATCCGAGCGAAGCGCAGGTCGCGGCCCTGTGCTCCCCGGCGTTCGGGATCGGGGCGGATGGCTTCATCCGGGCAGTCGAACGCGATGGCGTGTGGTTCATGGATTACCGCAACGCGGACGGTTCGAAGGCGGAGATGTGCGGCAACGGAGTGAGGGTTTTCGTCGACCACCTGCGCCGCGAGGGCCTCGTCGATCTGCCGGTCGGCCAGACCCTGGACGTGGCCACGCGCGGGGGCATCAAGCGGGTGACCCCCGAGGCCGACGACGAGGGTGCGGGCGCGCGCTACCGCGTCGACATGGGGCCGGCGGCCTCCCCGGCGCGCGAGACGATTCAGGTGAGCATCCCCGGCATCGACGGGGTTCTCGGCGGCATCTGGGTGGATATGCCCAACCCGCACACGGTCGTTGAGCTCGCCGACGAGTCCGCCCTGCGCGGGGTGTTTCTGCCCACCGTCGACGTCTCCCTCATTCCGCCGGCTGCGCGCCCCTCTTACGACCCTGCGCCGCACTTGGGCACGAACCTCGAGCTGGTCGTGGACCTGACCCAGCCCGGGGCGGACGTGGGGCACATCGCCATGCGTGTCCTCGAGCGCGGCGTTGGTGAGACCCAGGCGTGCGGCACCGGATGCTGCGCGGCCGCACTGGCCACCGCCCTGCGCCGGGGCCCCGGCGCCCCCACCCAGTGGGTTGTCGACGTCCCCGGGGGCACGGTGAGCGTGGGCCTCGACGGCGTCATCGACTGGTCCGGCGACCGACCCCGGATCACGGACGCGTCGGTGTTCCTCACCGGCCCCGCGACCCGGGTCGCGGAGATCCGCCTATCCTGA
- the hflX gene encoding GTPase HflX: MDTTPTDSTAERDQRVNDVVARILARSGTALASTAGQDNSGDAGALEREARAGTRRVDTGASDREDISEVEYRQVRLEKVVLVGLRTTQSEEEAENSLRELAALAETAGSRVLDGIIQRRMKPDPATYLGSGKARELADIVRAVEADTVIVDEELAPSQRRGLEDVVDAKVVDRTALILDIFAQHAKSREGKAQVELAQLEYLLPRLRGWGESMSRQAGGRVAGGAGIGSRGPGETKIELDRRRIRTRMAKLRADIARMEPARRTQRNARRRGGVPSVAIAGYTNAGKSTLLNRLTDAGVLVQDALFATLDPTVRRARAADGREYTLTDTVGFVRNLPTQLVEAFRSTLEEVGQADVILHVVDAAHPDPVSQVQAVRAVIDTIEGASDIPELIALNKADLASPEQIALLRTVFPRAVPLSAHTGWGVDALRVALEDMLPRPRVAVDAILPYSAGSLVHRIHEEGEVEREEYVDAGTRIVARVDEALAAVIARAAVGGTVGEAAVSGQ; the protein is encoded by the coding sequence ATGGACACGACCCCCACCGATTCGACCGCGGAACGCGACCAGCGCGTCAACGACGTCGTCGCGCGCATCCTCGCGCGCTCGGGAACTGCGCTCGCATCGACCGCGGGGCAGGACAATTCGGGGGATGCCGGTGCGCTCGAACGCGAGGCCCGCGCGGGAACGCGCCGCGTCGACACGGGTGCCTCCGACCGTGAGGACATCTCCGAGGTCGAATACCGCCAGGTGCGACTCGAAAAGGTCGTCCTCGTGGGCCTGCGCACCACGCAGAGCGAGGAGGAGGCGGAGAACTCGCTGCGCGAGCTCGCCGCGCTGGCGGAGACCGCGGGTTCGCGCGTGCTCGACGGCATCATCCAGCGCCGTATGAAGCCGGACCCCGCGACCTACCTGGGGTCGGGTAAGGCTCGCGAGCTGGCTGACATCGTGCGCGCCGTGGAGGCCGACACCGTCATCGTCGACGAGGAGCTGGCGCCCTCCCAGCGCCGCGGGCTGGAGGACGTCGTCGACGCCAAGGTCGTCGACCGCACGGCGCTGATCCTCGACATTTTCGCTCAGCACGCCAAGTCCCGTGAGGGCAAGGCGCAGGTGGAGCTCGCCCAGCTGGAGTATCTGCTTCCGCGTCTGCGCGGCTGGGGCGAGTCGATGTCTCGTCAGGCCGGCGGCCGCGTCGCGGGCGGCGCGGGTATCGGTTCCAGGGGCCCGGGTGAGACCAAGATCGAGCTGGATCGTCGCCGCATCCGCACGCGCATGGCGAAGCTGCGCGCGGACATCGCGCGCATGGAACCCGCCCGGCGCACGCAGCGCAACGCGCGTCGGCGCGGGGGCGTGCCGTCGGTGGCGATCGCCGGGTATACGAACGCCGGCAAGTCGACGCTCCTCAATCGCCTGACGGACGCGGGGGTGCTCGTCCAGGACGCGCTGTTCGCCACCCTCGACCCGACCGTGCGGCGGGCCCGCGCCGCCGACGGGCGCGAGTACACGCTCACTGACACGGTCGGCTTCGTTCGCAACCTGCCCACCCAGCTGGTCGAGGCCTTCCGCTCCACGCTGGAGGAAGTGGGCCAGGCCGACGTCATCTTGCACGTTGTGGATGCAGCCCACCCGGACCCTGTCTCGCAGGTCCAGGCCGTGCGCGCCGTCATCGATACGATCGAGGGGGCCTCGGACATCCCCGAGTTGATCGCCCTGAACAAGGCCGACCTGGCCTCGCCCGAGCAGATCGCGCTGCTGCGCACGGTGTTCCCCCGCGCTGTTCCCCTGAGCGCCCACACCGGGTGGGGTGTGGACGCGCTGCGCGTCGCGCTCGAGGATATGCTGCCCCGGCCTCGGGTCGCCGTCGACGCGATCCTGCCGTACTCGGCGGGTTCCCTCGTGCACAGGATCCACGAGGAGGGCGAGGTGGAGCGTGAGGAATACGTGGACGCTGGAACTCGCATCGTGGCCCGCGTCGACGAGGCGCTGGCGGCCGTCATCGCCCGCGCGGCGGTGGGTGGCACCGTGGGTGAGGCGGCGGTGAGCGGGCAGTGA
- the miaB gene encoding tRNA (N6-isopentenyl adenosine(37)-C2)-methylthiotransferase MiaB, whose translation MNTTTQRADALPRTYAVRTLGCQMNEHDSERMAGLLEQAGLVPVDTVPEAAARATDAGDMGADVVVINTCSVRENAATRLFGNLGQLAAVKRERPGMQIAVGGCLAQQMRDGIVAKAPWVDAVFGTHNIDVLPALLRRAEHNSKAAVEIEESLKVFPSTLPTHRESAFAAWVSISVGCNNTCTFCIVPHLRGKERDRRPGDILAEVEAVASQGAIEVTLLGQNVNSYGVGFGERGAFADLLRAVGRVDGIERVRFTSPHPAAFTDDVIAAMAQTPTVMPSLHMPLQSGSDAILRQMRRSYRRDRFMGILERVRAAIPEAAITTDIIVGFPGETEEDFQATLEVVEQARFTSAFTFLYSRRPGTPAADREDQVPDDVALERYQRLIKLQERICAEDNAALAGTDVEILVSEGDGRKDGATQRISGRARDNRLVHVALPEGMSETDRPRPGDMIRATVTYGAPHHLIADSGAQGGLFEVRRTRAGDVWEARQASPEPDSAVSLGIPTLRVGASR comes from the coding sequence ATGAATACGACGACTCAGCGGGCCGACGCCCTGCCCCGCACCTATGCGGTGCGCACGCTCGGCTGCCAGATGAATGAACACGATTCCGAACGCATGGCGGGCCTGCTGGAGCAGGCCGGCCTCGTTCCCGTCGATACTGTCCCCGAAGCCGCCGCGCGTGCAACCGACGCCGGTGACATGGGAGCCGACGTCGTCGTCATCAACACCTGCTCCGTGCGCGAAAACGCCGCGACCCGCCTGTTTGGCAACCTCGGCCAGCTCGCCGCAGTCAAGCGCGAGCGTCCCGGGATGCAGATCGCGGTCGGCGGATGCCTCGCCCAGCAGATGCGCGACGGCATTGTCGCCAAGGCTCCGTGGGTTGATGCCGTCTTCGGCACCCACAACATCGACGTGCTTCCCGCACTCCTGCGTCGCGCCGAGCACAACAGCAAGGCGGCTGTCGAGATCGAGGAGTCCCTGAAGGTCTTTCCCTCGACCCTGCCCACCCACCGCGAGAGCGCCTTTGCGGCGTGGGTGTCGATCTCCGTGGGCTGCAATAACACGTGCACGTTCTGCATCGTGCCGCACCTGCGCGGCAAGGAGCGTGATCGTCGCCCCGGCGACATTCTCGCTGAGGTCGAGGCCGTTGCCTCGCAGGGGGCCATCGAGGTGACCCTGCTGGGACAGAACGTGAACTCCTACGGTGTGGGATTCGGCGAGCGCGGCGCCTTCGCGGACCTGCTGCGCGCGGTCGGCCGCGTCGATGGCATCGAGCGCGTCCGCTTCACCTCCCCCCACCCGGCCGCCTTCACTGACGACGTCATCGCTGCGATGGCGCAAACCCCTACGGTTATGCCGAGCTTGCACATGCCGCTGCAGTCCGGCTCGGATGCGATCCTGCGTCAGATGCGCCGCTCCTACCGCCGCGATCGTTTTATGGGCATTCTGGAGCGCGTGCGAGCCGCGATCCCCGAGGCAGCGATCACGACGGACATCATCGTCGGTTTCCCCGGCGAGACGGAAGAGGATTTCCAGGCGACCCTCGAGGTCGTGGAACAGGCGCGTTTCACGTCGGCCTTCACCTTCCTGTACTCGCGTCGCCCCGGCACGCCCGCGGCCGACCGCGAGGACCAGGTGCCCGACGATGTTGCCCTCGAGCGCTACCAGCGCCTCATCAAGCTTCAGGAACGCATCTGCGCCGAGGACAATGCGGCCCTGGCCGGCACTGACGTCGAGATTCTCGTCTCCGAGGGGGACGGACGCAAGGACGGCGCCACCCAGCGCATCTCGGGCCGCGCCCGCGACAACCGCCTGGTGCATGTGGCGCTGCCCGAGGGGATGAGCGAGACTGATCGCCCGCGCCCGGGCGACATGATTCGCGCGACCGTCACCTACGGGGCGCCGCATCACCTCATCGCCGATTCGGGCGCCCAGGGTGGTCTCTTCGAGGTGCGCCGCACCCGTGCAGGCGACGTGTGGGAGGCTCGTCAGGCCTCGCCTGAGCCCGACAGCGCCGTGTCCCTGGGGATTCCGACGCTTCGCGTGGGCGCCTCGCGCTGA
- the miaA gene encoding tRNA (adenosine(37)-N6)-dimethylallyltransferase MiaA, whose product MKLSISCASDLVCAVVGPTASGKSDLALELACQLPGALGARGAGEIVSADALQLYRGMDVGTAKTPVDERRGIAHHQIDVLEVRDEASVAAYQKHARADVAGIHARGGVAVVAGGSGLYQRALLDVIDFPGTDPGVRSRLEEEAAGALGSRGLHDRLTRLDPVSAARIDPHNARRIVRALEVIELTGRPYSASMPRHEFAAPALMVALRRPMDELDERIAVRTRAMMAGGLIEEVRALIDVGLREAKTASRATGYAQALAVIDGDMSEDEAVDSIALATRQLARRQVKWLRPDPRVHWLDVGTFASDEAVASHVVELARRAAEQALGRS is encoded by the coding sequence ATGAAGTTATCGATCTCGTGCGCCTCGGACCTTGTGTGCGCGGTTGTGGGCCCCACGGCCTCGGGCAAGTCGGACCTGGCCTTGGAGCTCGCGTGCCAGCTTCCGGGCGCCCTGGGGGCGCGCGGGGCGGGGGAGATCGTCTCTGCGGACGCCCTGCAGCTGTACCGGGGGATGGACGTGGGCACCGCGAAGACCCCGGTCGATGAGCGCCGGGGGATCGCCCACCACCAGATCGACGTGCTGGAGGTGCGCGACGAGGCGTCGGTGGCTGCCTACCAGAAGCACGCGCGCGCCGACGTGGCGGGCATTCACGCCCGGGGCGGGGTCGCCGTGGTCGCGGGAGGATCGGGACTGTATCAGCGGGCGCTCCTGGACGTCATTGACTTCCCGGGGACGGACCCGGGCGTGCGCTCCCGCCTCGAGGAAGAAGCCGCCGGTGCGTTGGGCTCTCGTGGACTGCATGATCGCCTCACCCGGCTGGACCCCGTGTCCGCCGCGCGCATCGACCCGCACAACGCGCGCCGCATCGTGCGCGCCCTGGAGGTCATCGAGCTGACGGGGCGCCCGTATTCGGCGTCGATGCCCCGCCACGAGTTCGCGGCACCCGCCCTCATGGTGGCGCTGCGCCGCCCGATGGACGAACTCGACGAGAGGATCGCGGTGCGCACCCGCGCCATGATGGCGGGCGGCCTGATCGAGGAGGTACGCGCCCTCATCGACGTCGGCCTGCGCGAGGCGAAGACAGCGTCGCGTGCGACGGGCTACGCGCAGGCGCTCGCGGTCATCGACGGGGACATGAGCGAGGACGAGGCGGTGGACTCTATCGCGCTGGCCACCCGGCAGCTGGCGCGCCGCCAGGTCAAGTGGCTGCGCCCGGACCCGCGCGTGCACTGGCTGGACGTGGGGACGTTCGCCTCGGACGAGGCCGTGGCATCCCACGTGGTCGAGCTGGCGAGACGGGCGGCCGAGCAGGCGCTGGGACGCTCGTAA
- a CDS encoding DUF3046 domain-containing protein: protein MKHSEFYEAVEATFGSALGRSYVSDLYLASLGATAHDALAAGVNPDEVWARLCEETGREDARWIHRIDPRERGR from the coding sequence GTGAAGCATTCCGAGTTTTACGAGGCGGTCGAGGCGACCTTCGGGTCGGCCCTCGGCCGCTCCTATGTGTCCGACCTGTATCTGGCGTCGCTGGGGGCTACCGCTCACGACGCGCTGGCTGCCGGGGTGAATCCGGACGAGGTCTGGGCGCGGCTCTGTGAAGAAACCGGGCGCGAGGATGCGCGGTGGATTCACCGTATCGATCCTCGCGAGCGAGGGCGCTGA
- a CDS encoding helix-turn-helix domain-containing protein, with protein sequence MEKTLSETPLLRSELGDVLRGIRQRQGRTLREVSSEAQVSLGYLSEVERGQKEASSELLEAITSALRVPLWFVLREVSERMAIIDGAVIPDAVPDELVPVTLIS encoded by the coding sequence ATGGAAAAGACACTGAGCGAAACCCCGCTGCTGCGCAGCGAACTCGGCGATGTCCTGCGCGGCATTCGCCAGCGCCAGGGTCGAACCCTGCGCGAAGTCTCCTCCGAGGCGCAGGTCTCCCTCGGCTACCTCTCCGAAGTGGAGCGCGGCCAGAAGGAAGCTTCCTCCGAGCTTCTCGAAGCGATCACCTCCGCTCTGCGCGTCCCGCTGTGGTTCGTGCTGCGCGAGGTTTCTGAGCGTATGGCGATCATTGACGGTGCTGTTATTCCCGACGCGGTGCCCGACGAGCTCGTGCCCGTCACGCTGATCTCCTGA